One genomic window of Luteitalea pratensis includes the following:
- a CDS encoding TrmH family RNA methyltransferase — protein sequence MTLPVSVVLHQVRSLYNVGSFFRTADGAGVREVVLSGITARPPRKEIAKTALGAEDSVPWVGVDDLPTWMDAFERAGGQLAAIETTPGGVDLYDWAPRWPVAVFFGHEVEGLAAEVATRCHVHVRIPMQGVKGSLNVATAGGVVLYELLRKHRSGLKSQVSRQP from the coding sequence GTGACCCTCCCCGTCTCCGTCGTCCTCCACCAGGTGCGCAGCCTGTACAACGTCGGGTCCTTCTTCCGGACCGCCGATGGCGCGGGCGTCCGCGAGGTGGTCCTGTCGGGCATCACTGCACGCCCGCCGCGCAAGGAGATCGCCAAGACGGCGCTCGGGGCCGAGGACAGCGTGCCGTGGGTGGGTGTGGACGACCTGCCGACGTGGATGGATGCGTTCGAGCGCGCCGGCGGGCAGCTTGCGGCAATCGAGACGACACCCGGAGGCGTCGATCTGTACGACTGGGCCCCGCGCTGGCCGGTGGCCGTGTTCTTCGGCCACGAGGTCGAGGGCCTGGCCGCGGAGGTGGCGACCCGCTGCCACGTGCACGTCCGCATCCCGATGCAGGGTGTGAAGGGCTCGCTGAACGTCGCGACGGCAGGCGGCGTGGTGCTGTACGAACTGCTGCGGAAGCACAGGTCAGGTCTCAAGTCTCAGGTCTCACGCCAACCCTGA